The Impatiens glandulifera chromosome 3, dImpGla2.1, whole genome shotgun sequence genome contains a region encoding:
- the LOC124929459 gene encoding 3-ketoacyl-CoA synthase 19-like: MGFNIPILSVFLIIYIVFYVTRFVLRRRDKCCYMLHYECYKGKDERKLDTERCANIVMRNKNLGIDEYKFLLQTIVSSGIGEETYAPTNFIEGKEQCPDYHDALTEMDEIMFETLQGLLAKTGFNPSDIDILVVNVSLLSTVPSLTARIINRYKMREDIKVFNLTGMGCSASVIGIDLVQHLFKTHPNKLAVVVSTESMGSNWYCGKERSMMLSNCLFRSGGCSMLFTNNRAFKDRAIMKLTCMVRTHVGSIDEAHTCCIQVEDDEGYQGFRLTKFLTKAAAQAFTINLKVLLPKVLPLWELLRYVYVSTTQNYKSRLLRAKLEEVGKGLNLKTGIDHFCIHPGGRAVIEGVGKSLRLSEHDIEPARMALHRFGNTSAGGLWYVLGYMEAKKRLKKGNKILMISFGAGFKCNNCVWEVMKDMDEGNVWEDCIDNYPPKAKANPFIEKYGWLNDDSVNFLRLQDNK; this comes from the coding sequence ATGGGTTTCAATATCCCCATTCTTTCCGTGTTCTTAATTATTTACATCGTGTTTTACGTTACCAGGTTCGTTCTTCGTCGGCGTGACAAGTGTTGTTACATGCTACATTACGAGTGCTACAAGGGGAAAGACGAACGGAAACTTGACACGGAAAGATGTGCCAACATCGTCATGCGAAACAAGAACCTCGGGATCGACGAGTACAAGTTTCTTTTGCAAACCATTGTCAGCTCAGGCATTGGCGAGGAAACCTACGCCCCGACCAACTTCATCGAGGGAAAAGAACAGTGCCCAGATTACCACGATGCGTTAACGGAGATGGACGAAATCATGTTCGAAACTCTCCAGGGGCTTTTGGCCAAAACCGGGTTCAACCCATCCGACATCGATATACTTGTCGTCAACGTCTCGCTTCTATCGACCGTTCCATCGTTAACAGCTCGTATAATCAACCGTTACAAGATGAGGGAGGACATCAAGGTGTTTAACCTAACCGGGATGGGATGCAGCGCTAGTGTCATCGGGATTGACCTAGTTCAACACTTGTTCAAGACTCACCCGAACAAGCTAGCCGTGGTGGTCAGCACGGAATCGATGGGGTCCAACTGGTATTGCGGGAAAGAACGATCTATGATGCTCTCCAACTGCCTATTCAGATCGGGAGGTTGCTCGATGCTCTTCACCAACAACCGTGCCTTCAAGGACCGAGCCATCATGAAACTAACGTGCATGGTTCGGACCCACGTGGGCTCTATCGACGAAGCCCATACCTGTTGCATTCAAGTCGAAGACGACGAGGGCTACCAGGGTTTCCGTCTCACAAAGTTCCTAACCAAAGCCGCCGCTCAAGCGTTCACCATCAACCTTAAAGTGCTCCTCCCGAAAGTTCTCCCTTTATGGGAACTTCTCCGTTACGTTTACGTCTCCACCACTCAAAACTACAAGTCGCGGTTACTACGAGCCAAGCTCGAGGAAGTGGGGAAGGGTTTGAACCTGAAAACGGGGATAGATCACTTTTGCATACATCCGGGCGGGCGGGCCGTGATAGAGGGAGTGGGTAAGAGTTTGAGGCTTAGCGAGCACGATATAGAGCCGGCGAGAATGGCATTGCACCGGTTCGGGAACACGTCGGCGGGCGGGCTTTGGTATGTTCTTGGTTATATGGAGGCTAAGAAGAGGTTGAAAAAGGGAAATAAGATATTGATGATTAGTTTTGGGGCTGGATTTAAGTGTAACAATTGTGTTTGGGAGGTGATGAAAGATATGGATGAAGGAAATGTATGGGAAGATTGTATAGACAATTACCCACCAAAGGCTAAGGCAAACCCCTTCATTGAGAAGTATGGATGGCTCAATGATGATAGTGTCAACTTCTTAAGGTTGCAAGACAACAAGTAA